From the genome of Spirosomataceae bacterium TFI 002, one region includes:
- a CDS encoding ribulose-phosphate 3-epimerase, with amino-acid sequence MPIIAPSLLAADFANLQKDIEMVNASDADWFHIDVMDGVFVPNISFGMPVIEAIAKHAKKPLDVHLMIIQPERYIETFAKLGAEIITVHHEACPHIHRTLGQIKEAGCKAGIVLNPATPVSVLEDIIQDCDLVLLMSVNPGYGGQKFIPQTIEKVKKLKAMIQAQGLDTLIEIDGGVNDKTGKQLVDAGADALVAGSYVFSSQDPIATISGLKQL; translated from the coding sequence ATGCCCATAATCGCCCCTTCGCTTCTAGCAGCTGATTTTGCAAATTTGCAAAAAGACATTGAAATGGTAAATGCCAGTGATGCAGACTGGTTTCATATAGATGTTATGGATGGTGTTTTTGTGCCAAATATCTCTTTCGGCATGCCAGTAATAGAGGCCATTGCAAAACATGCCAAAAAGCCACTCGATGTACACCTAATGATCATTCAACCAGAACGATACATCGAAACATTTGCTAAATTAGGAGCCGAAATCATTACGGTTCATCATGAAGCCTGCCCACACATACATCGCACTTTGGGACAAATAAAAGAAGCAGGTTGCAAAGCAGGTATTGTACTCAATCCAGCGACTCCTGTAAGTGTCTTGGAAGATATCATTCAGGACTGTGATTTGGTCCTTCTTATGTCAGTAAATCCTGGATATGGTGGTCAAAAATTCATTCCTCAAACAATAGAAAAGGTCAAGAAGCTTAAAGCTATGATACAAGCTCAGGGTTTAGATACCTTGATTGAAATAGACGGTGGTGTAAATGACAAAACAGGAAAACAACTAGTAGATGCTGGAGCAGATGCTTTAGTTGCTGGTTCGTATGTTTTTAGTTCTCAAGACCCAATAGCTACAATTTCTGGCCTTAAGCAACTGTAA
- a CDS encoding LytTr DNA-binding domain-containing protein gives MKTHTLAVNYGKKKLPVSNIKYIESVFGNYSRIHLCEGEDYLSSFTLKHYQEQLRKTDRFRLGRKGLLINIEHLKMLTEDDTAKYAILKSGETFKLSRRKGKSLEVSLKLS, from the coding sequence ATGAAAACACATACTCTTGCTGTCAACTACGGAAAGAAAAAGTTGCCTGTTTCTAATATTAAGTATATCGAAAGTGTATTTGGTAACTATAGCAGAATTCACCTTTGCGAAGGAGAAGATTACCTATCTTCTTTCACTTTAAAGCATTACCAAGAGCAACTCCGCAAAACCGATCGTTTTCGATTGGGTAGGAAAGGTCTTTTGATTAATATAGAACACCTCAAAATGTTAACAGAAGATGACACCGCTAAGTATGCAATATTGAAAAGCGGTGAAACATTTAAACTGTCTCGTAGGAAAGGAAAAAGTCTTGAGGTTTCGTTAAAGCTTTCATAA
- a CDS encoding LytTr DNA-binding domain-containing protein, with the protein MVINFIAMKTSTFQTLTIDYGKTTFPINRICYIESKFGNYSNIVLTHAGSHLTSFTLKRYCDELSTFDSFIQGSKGLLINLKHLKNIRTENDGLYAVMSNGTKLKLSRRKGKELLCHLSERAFSL; encoded by the coding sequence TTGGTTATAAATTTTATAGCCATGAAAACCTCTACCTTTCAAACCCTCACAATCGACTACGGAAAAACAACTTTTCCTATTAATAGGATTTGCTATATCGAAAGCAAATTTGGTAATTATTCCAATATCGTTTTGACACATGCCGGGAGCCACCTTACTTCATTTACACTTAAAAGATATTGCGATGAGCTTTCAACTTTCGATAGTTTCATCCAAGGTAGTAAGGGCTTGCTGATTAACCTTAAGCACCTTAAAAATATACGAACAGAGAACGACGGCTTATACGCTGTGATGAGCAATGGTACAAAGCTAAAACTAAGCCGAAGAAAAGGGAAAGAACTTTTATGTCATCTTTCTGAAAGGGCTTTTTCTTTATAA
- a CDS encoding LytTr DNA-binding domain-containing protein — protein sequence MKTFTTTNGAQCILLNYGKKPIYSTQICYIEGEGNYSTIKCRNEGAIFSSFTLKMFSQHLLKENNFFCPRKGLIINLNELKGIIIKDGSKYVLMNDNSQHPISRRKGRSLIEFIGESKQWQVEVRNIA from the coding sequence ATGAAAACATTCACTACAACTAACGGTGCTCAGTGCATCTTACTCAACTACGGCAAAAAGCCAATTTACTCTACCCAAATATGTTACATAGAAGGAGAGGGAAATTACAGCACCATTAAATGCCGAAACGAAGGAGCTATTTTTAGTTCTTTCACACTCAAGATGTTCTCTCAACATTTGCTTAAAGAGAACAATTTCTTTTGCCCAAGAAAAGGTCTCATCATCAATTTGAATGAGCTCAAAGGAATCATTATAAAGGATGGCTCCAAATATGTACTCATGAATGACAATAGCCAACACCCCATCTCTCGGAGAAAAGGAAGAAGCCTCATAGAGTTTATAGGGGAATCTAAGCAATGGCAAGTGGAGGTGAGGAATATTGCTTAA
- a CDS encoding DNA ligase (NAD+), whose translation MNPVDRIQELTQQINHYNEQYYQNETSEISDQEFDFMLKELEELEAKHPELKLSDSPTHRVGGTITKDFATVEHTYPMLSLSNTYSEEELREWDERVKKGLLDAPYEYVCEIKFDGISLSMTYENGYLVRGVTRGDGTKGDDITANVKTIRSLPLKVINTETFEIRGEGFMPNTEFEKINAQLLEDGKATLANPRNAASGTFKMQDSSVVASRNLDCYVYQFLSESDTYKTHSESLEGLKSLGFNVSDSSRLVTNIDEAIAYIHEWDQKRHTLPCATDGIVIKVNSYAQREDLGFTSKSPRWAIAYKYKAENKSTKLLGVTYQVGRTGAVTPVAELKPVSLSMTTVRRATLHNADEMERLGLVIGDSVFVEKAGEIIPKITGVDHSQRQGELFPETIKFVTNCPACNTPLKRTEGEAAWYCPNEKTCPPQVSGRIEHFIQRKALDIDSLGQGKIEILIENGLVKDPADLYQLTYDKLLGLEKVHTDEVTGKSRKVSFKEKTVENILKGIESSKNQPFEMVLFGLGIRFVGQTTADKLASYFKNIDALSIATEEQLLQVPDVGGKVAQSIVAYFADEENVQMVAKLKAAGLQLETIERETVSEGNALEGLLLLYTGTFKNYARQELEDKIASNGGKLVSGVSKKLNYLIVGEGAGPSKLAKAEKLGVQMISEEEFEELLTS comes from the coding sequence ATGAACCCAGTAGATCGAATTCAAGAGCTTACCCAACAGATCAATCACTACAATGAGCAGTATTATCAAAATGAAACGAGCGAAATAAGTGATCAAGAGTTTGACTTCATGCTCAAAGAGCTGGAGGAACTAGAAGCCAAGCATCCTGAGTTAAAATTATCAGACTCTCCCACACATAGGGTAGGAGGCACCATTACCAAGGATTTTGCAACAGTGGAGCATACTTATCCTATGCTTTCTTTATCCAATACCTACAGCGAAGAAGAGTTAAGAGAATGGGATGAGCGAGTGAAAAAGGGCTTGCTAGATGCTCCATATGAATATGTATGTGAGATTAAATTTGACGGTATCAGCCTTTCTATGACCTACGAAAATGGTTATTTGGTTCGTGGAGTAACTCGTGGTGATGGTACAAAAGGTGACGACATTACCGCAAATGTTAAAACAATTCGCTCTCTGCCTCTTAAAGTGATCAACACAGAGACTTTTGAAATAAGAGGTGAGGGTTTCATGCCAAATACAGAATTCGAGAAAATTAACGCCCAACTCTTGGAAGATGGTAAGGCAACATTGGCAAACCCAAGAAATGCAGCATCTGGTACTTTTAAGATGCAAGATTCAAGCGTGGTAGCTTCAAGAAATCTCGACTGCTATGTGTATCAGTTTTTGAGTGAAAGTGATACTTACAAAACGCATAGCGAAAGCCTAGAAGGATTAAAGTCCTTAGGATTTAATGTCTCAGATAGTTCGCGATTGGTAACAAATATTGATGAGGCCATCGCGTACATTCATGAGTGGGATCAAAAACGCCATACGTTGCCATGTGCTACGGATGGTATAGTTATAAAAGTTAATTCCTATGCTCAGCGAGAGGATCTAGGTTTTACTTCCAAAAGTCCTAGATGGGCTATTGCATATAAATACAAAGCCGAAAATAAATCAACAAAACTACTTGGTGTTACTTACCAAGTGGGTCGCACAGGTGCAGTGACTCCTGTGGCCGAACTTAAGCCTGTAAGCTTGTCTATGACCACGGTACGAAGAGCAACTTTGCACAATGCCGACGAAATGGAACGACTCGGCTTAGTGATAGGTGATTCTGTTTTTGTTGAAAAAGCAGGAGAAATAATTCCTAAAATTACTGGTGTAGACCACAGTCAGCGACAAGGTGAATTATTTCCCGAAACAATAAAGTTTGTGACGAACTGCCCAGCTTGTAACACGCCTTTGAAAAGAACAGAAGGCGAAGCAGCTTGGTATTGCCCCAACGAAAAAACTTGCCCTCCGCAAGTGAGTGGTAGAATAGAGCATTTTATTCAACGAAAGGCCTTGGATATCGATAGTTTGGGACAAGGAAAAATTGAGATTTTGATAGAAAATGGCTTGGTGAAAGACCCTGCTGATTTGTATCAACTCACTTATGACAAGCTACTTGGTCTTGAAAAAGTACATACCGATGAAGTTACAGGCAAATCTCGCAAGGTTAGTTTCAAAGAAAAAACCGTAGAGAATATCCTCAAAGGAATAGAAAGCTCCAAGAATCAACCTTTCGAAATGGTGCTTTTTGGACTTGGGATAAGGTTTGTAGGTCAAACAACCGCCGATAAACTCGCCTCATATTTTAAAAACATTGACGCACTATCTATCGCTACGGAGGAGCAATTGTTGCAAGTCCCTGATGTGGGCGGAAAAGTGGCTCAAAGCATTGTGGCGTACTTTGCAGATGAAGAAAATGTGCAAATGGTAGCTAAACTCAAAGCTGCAGGATTGCAACTAGAAACCATAGAGCGAGAAACAGTAAGTGAAGGAAACGCATTGGAAGGCTTGTTGCTTTTATACACAGGTACTTTCAAGAATTACGCTCGCCAAGAACTGGAAGATAAAATAGCTTCTAATGGCGGCAAACTGGTTTCTGGAGTATCTAAAAAGCTCAACTACCTCATTGTAGGTGAAGGTGCTGGCCCATCCAAACTGGCAAAAGCAGAGAAGCTTGGTGTTCAGATGATTAGCGAGGAGGAGTTTGAAGAATTGCTTACCTCTTGA
- a CDS encoding Metallo-peptidase family M12B Reprolysin-like, with product MKTIITITLLLAAFVGQAQQVNLAPLKLEINLTTVKQSLSNTAVFYSEDESSPEVSIGNVIGFYGIDGIAKDFRMIETPVFSKEYSKEHPEFKSYTGTSLDGKTQLKLSITPAGITGVLIEDGKYYYIEKSRTGTLSTYDLFNESQIEGEATCGFNEPLNDIDGKNLREIKGVTDTHGAQLRTYRIAIACTGEFTVQNGGTKAGANARINELLTLINARYETELATTFVLATGNDNIIFTDPTSDFFTPGGGADPNQSQNVFTNSLNTAAFMPYANYDIGQTLHYKDEPSFPAGAAGASGAAGPTPCQDDSKARSWTQYSEGTPGIANAAFLTGIIIHEMGHQFSAWHTFNGSGANCAPGTGQYDETAGYEPGSGNTIMSYNGICGTEYNLTGGKVNYFHARSLFQISSALNGSSGNCITPTANANAIPTANAGIDRTIPKGTPFVLTGTGTDANGNGTLTFTWDQYDQPVSDDQGALGTINGIGGYNAINSTTAPLFRTKQATNGTRVFPDLSFVLNNSNVPANNEGEALSAVAREIDMRLVVRDNKVLGGAFATDDVKITVANSGPFQITSQNTSTLWFQGTSQNIAWAVNNTNLAPVSCANVKISISYNGGTTFSTIVASTPNDGSYVYTVPNNPSTQVRIKIEAVGNIFFDINDVDFTISNQTCTPITSSISNASSVSGIEGSSALNLNLTPPSPSASYSYTFMAVNTANDQIRLFNGSADLRSLSPGSFRVYGLSFANGTDFGAYLNTTFTSFQTAISNGSICGKVSSNSKTVTITACPSIPNAPTSNNVNIFDNESAMLSASGCSGTYNWFETANSSSVLSTGPNYQTPVLTQSRSYFVSCLETCESQRAEVIVSVLSYCEPSPNCGFGDIITKVALKRNMSDFFSNPSGCISGGFKFYNSTVIDITQGETIEVEVTKAIEYPAGLAVWIDFNNDRDFQDPGELIFSKKSNSTPIQFGSFQVPANTSLGETRMRVKIDYSFDTSDPCLVQNSDGEVEDYLINILSSTNCANVVSLVSPTNDITSGTSIIRSNNNASGSNEGRITATNKITGGNTTYSAGKKVQLNPGFQASGTVVFKAEIGGCSN from the coding sequence ATGAAAACTATAATAACAATCACTCTTTTGCTTGCGGCATTCGTCGGTCAAGCACAACAGGTCAATCTAGCTCCGCTAAAACTTGAAATAAATCTTACAACGGTAAAGCAAAGCTTATCTAATACTGCTGTATTTTATTCAGAAGATGAATCATCTCCCGAGGTTTCCATAGGTAATGTGATAGGTTTTTATGGAATCGATGGCATAGCCAAAGATTTTAGAATGATAGAAACCCCCGTTTTTTCCAAAGAATACTCCAAAGAGCATCCGGAATTTAAATCCTACACAGGAACAAGCCTAGATGGTAAAACTCAGTTGAAACTAAGTATAACTCCTGCAGGTATTACAGGTGTACTTATTGAGGACGGTAAATATTATTACATCGAAAAATCACGTACTGGCACATTAAGCACCTATGACCTTTTCAATGAAAGCCAGATAGAAGGAGAAGCAACATGTGGTTTTAATGAACCCTTGAATGATATCGATGGTAAAAATTTAAGGGAAATTAAGGGGGTTACAGATACTCATGGAGCACAATTAAGAACCTATAGAATTGCGATTGCTTGTACTGGTGAATTTACGGTCCAAAATGGAGGGACAAAAGCAGGTGCAAATGCTAGAATTAATGAATTATTGACTCTTATTAATGCGAGATATGAAACTGAGTTAGCTACTACATTTGTATTAGCAACGGGAAATGATAACATCATTTTTACAGACCCTACTTCAGATTTTTTTACGCCAGGAGGGGGAGCGGATCCTAACCAGTCTCAAAATGTTTTTACTAATTCACTTAATACTGCTGCCTTTATGCCGTATGCTAATTATGACATAGGACAAACGCTGCATTATAAAGATGAACCTTCTTTTCCGGCCGGTGCTGCAGGTGCCTCTGGAGCAGCAGGGCCTACTCCATGCCAAGACGACTCTAAGGCTAGGTCTTGGACGCAGTATTCAGAAGGGACACCTGGCATTGCAAACGCAGCCTTCTTAACAGGTATAATCATCCATGAAATGGGTCATCAGTTTAGTGCTTGGCATACTTTCAATGGTAGCGGTGCTAATTGTGCTCCAGGTACAGGTCAATATGATGAAACTGCGGGATACGAACCGGGTAGTGGTAACACAATTATGTCGTACAATGGAATTTGTGGTACAGAATATAACTTAACTGGAGGGAAGGTAAATTACTTCCATGCACGTAGTTTATTTCAAATTTCATCTGCCTTAAATGGAAGTTCAGGTAATTGTATTACGCCTACTGCCAATGCAAATGCTATACCTACTGCCAATGCTGGTATTGATCGAACCATACCAAAAGGAACGCCATTTGTGTTGACTGGCACAGGTACTGACGCTAATGGAAATGGAACGCTAACTTTCACTTGGGATCAATACGACCAACCTGTAAGTGATGATCAAGGTGCCTTGGGAACAATTAACGGTATAGGAGGATATAATGCCATCAACAGTACCACTGCTCCTCTTTTTCGTACCAAGCAGGCAACGAATGGAACTCGTGTATTCCCCGATTTATCATTTGTTTTAAATAACTCAAACGTACCTGCAAATAACGAAGGTGAAGCTTTGTCTGCTGTGGCAAGAGAAATTGACATGCGATTGGTCGTTCGAGATAATAAAGTCTTAGGAGGAGCTTTTGCAACTGATGATGTAAAAATAACTGTCGCCAATAGCGGACCATTTCAAATAACTTCTCAAAACACTAGTACTCTTTGGTTTCAAGGCACAAGTCAAAACATAGCTTGGGCAGTTAATAATACCAATTTAGCACCCGTAAGTTGTGCAAATGTCAAAATCTCTATTTCCTATAATGGAGGAACAACATTCAGTACTATAGTAGCCTCAACCCCAAATGATGGAAGTTATGTTTACACTGTTCCAAATAATCCATCTACTCAAGTAAGAATAAAAATTGAGGCGGTTGGCAATATTTTCTTTGATATTAATGACGTTGATTTTACCATATCAAATCAAACCTGTACACCGATAACATCTTCAATTTCAAACGCTTCAAGTGTAAGTGGAATTGAGGGTTCTTCTGCCTTAAATTTAAATTTAACGCCACCATCCCCTTCGGCATCTTATAGCTATACTTTTATGGCGGTTAATACGGCTAATGATCAAATTCGTCTATTCAACGGCTCAGCAGATTTAAGGTCATTATCTCCTGGGAGCTTTCGTGTTTATGGCTTGTCTTTTGCTAATGGTACTGACTTTGGGGCTTACCTAAATACAACTTTTACATCTTTTCAAACAGCAATTTCGAATGGAAGCATTTGTGGTAAAGTAAGCTCGAATTCCAAAACGGTAACAATAACTGCTTGTCCTAGTATTCCAAATGCTCCTACTTCGAATAATGTAAATATTTTTGATAATGAATCGGCCATGTTATCGGCAAGTGGTTGTTCAGGGACATATAATTGGTTTGAGACTGCTAATTCAAGTTCAGTTTTAAGTACAGGGCCTAATTATCAAACCCCCGTTTTAACTCAAAGTAGGTCTTACTTTGTTAGTTGTTTAGAAACATGTGAAAGTCAAAGAGCAGAAGTTATTGTTTCGGTTTTAAGTTATTGCGAGCCTAGTCCCAATTGTGGTTTTGGCGATATCATTACTAAAGTAGCCTTAAAAAGAAATATGAGTGACTTTTTCTCAAATCCTTCAGGCTGTATAAGTGGAGGCTTTAAATTTTATAATTCTACTGTAATAGATATTACTCAAGGCGAAACAATTGAAGTTGAAGTAACCAAGGCTATAGAATATCCAGCTGGGCTTGCGGTTTGGATAGATTTCAATAATGACAGAGACTTTCAAGATCCGGGTGAATTGATTTTTTCTAAGAAAAGCAACAGCACTCCTATTCAGTTTGGATCATTCCAGGTACCGGCAAATACTTCTTTGGGAGAAACGAGAATGCGAGTTAAAATTGATTATAGTTTTGATACTTCAGATCCTTGTTTGGTACAAAATTCAGATGGGGAGGTAGAAGACTACTTAATTAATATACTTTCGTCTACCAATTGTGCCAATGTAGTAAGCTTAGTTTCCCCAACCAATGACATCACTAGTGGAACAAGCATCATTCGTTCCAACAACAACGCATCTGGAAGTAATGAAGGTAGAATCACAGCGACCAACAAAATAACGGGAGGAAATACGACTTATAGTGCAGGTAAAAAAGTGCAATTAAATCCAGGATTTCAGGCTAGTGGAACTGTCGTTTTTAAGGCAGAAATCGGCGGATGTTCAAATTGA
- a CDS encoding 4-hydroxy-tetrahydrodipicolinate synthase: MKHELRGVGAALVTPFLEDFSIDFETLTKQVEFIVSNDVDYLVVNGTTGESPTTILEEKKALLAHTKKVNAGRVPVVYGAGGNSTSHVIYHINQMDLTGVSALLSVCPYYNKPTQAGLIAHFNAIADASPIPVILYNVPGRTITNINVETTVELAKHPNIIGLKDATSSIEQAMALAKALPEDFLLLSGDDNLVVSQVSVGYQGVISVIANGFPKEFSALTHSALDGDFKTAANYQYRFLDFDTLLYAEGNPVGIKKVMEIRGLGSARTRLPLLECSSALGDKIKEAMIREGFLDA, from the coding sequence ATGAAGCATGAACTCAGAGGTGTGGGTGCCGCACTTGTAACTCCCTTTTTGGAAGATTTTAGTATTGATTTTGAAACACTTACAAAGCAAGTGGAATTCATTGTCAGCAACGATGTTGACTATTTGGTTGTCAATGGTACCACAGGAGAATCTCCAACTACTATACTGGAAGAGAAAAAAGCTCTACTTGCTCATACCAAGAAAGTAAATGCTGGTCGCGTTCCTGTTGTATACGGTGCTGGTGGAAATAGTACATCACACGTGATTTACCATATCAATCAAATGGATCTCACAGGTGTAAGTGCATTATTATCAGTATGCCCATATTATAATAAACCGACTCAAGCAGGACTTATCGCCCATTTCAATGCCATTGCGGATGCAAGTCCGATACCGGTGATACTTTATAATGTACCAGGAAGAACCATTACCAATATCAATGTTGAAACCACAGTTGAGCTTGCCAAGCACCCTAATATTATTGGGCTCAAAGACGCCACAAGTAGCATAGAGCAAGCCATGGCATTAGCCAAAGCATTGCCCGAGGATTTTCTACTACTTTCGGGAGATGATAATCTTGTTGTTTCTCAGGTTTCGGTTGGTTATCAGGGAGTAATATCTGTTATCGCCAATGGTTTTCCAAAAGAGTTCTCAGCTTTGACACATTCAGCACTTGACGGTGATTTCAAAACTGCTGCCAATTACCAATACCGTTTTCTAGATTTTGACACTTTACTTTATGCCGAAGGCAATCCAGTTGGGATCAAAAAAGTAATGGAAATACGTGGATTAGGAAGTGCAAGAACAAGACTTCCTTTGTTGGAATGTAGCTCAGCTCTTGGCGACAAAATCAAGGAAGCAATGATTCGTGAAGGATTTTTGGATGCCTAA
- a CDS encoding Membrane-associated phospholipid phosphatase: MKETLVFVSRKLRDSVLGICITISLLVVSFTVNAQHIDIDVLERIHQPGQSQANQFYQGLTTSADYVAVLTPVTMLGTGLLSKNKELTRKGIQSGIAVLGTYGVGYILKKTVNRSRPWQDYPQIMPYQFDDGASFPSGSTAVAFAAATSLTTSFPKWYVAVPAYTYASAVGYSRLRLGAHYPSDVLAGAVIGTASVWVSGKLTKLINK, encoded by the coding sequence ATGAAAGAAACTCTAGTTTTCGTATCACGCAAACTAAGAGACTCTGTATTGGGGATTTGTATAACAATAAGTTTGCTTGTGGTTTCATTTACTGTGAATGCTCAGCATATAGACATTGATGTGCTAGAGCGGATTCATCAACCAGGGCAAAGCCAAGCGAATCAATTTTACCAAGGACTCACAACGTCTGCAGACTATGTGGCAGTGCTTACTCCAGTTACCATGCTAGGAACTGGGTTACTAAGTAAAAACAAAGAACTCACTCGCAAAGGAATTCAATCTGGAATTGCAGTATTAGGTACTTATGGTGTAGGATACATTCTCAAAAAAACTGTAAATAGATCGCGTCCTTGGCAAGATTATCCTCAGATCATGCCCTATCAATTCGACGATGGTGCCTCTTTTCCCTCAGGAAGTACGGCTGTTGCTTTTGCCGCGGCCACAAGTTTAACAACCTCTTTCCCAAAGTGGTATGTAGCAGTTCCTGCTTATACATATGCATCAGCGGTAGGCTACTCACGCCTGCGACTTGGTGCTCATTATCCTTCAGATGTGCTTGCTGGAGCTGTAATTGGAACAGCTTCTGTATGGGTTTCGGGCAAGCTTACTAAGTTGATTAATAAGTAG